One segment of candidate division KSB1 bacterium DNA contains the following:
- a CDS encoding WecB/TagA/CpsF family glycosyltransferase encodes MSTATRPFSRIKVLGCPVDRVTLSQCLDWFEKVIERGGRCHIVVINAAKVVKARRDAELARVIHEADLIGADGMSIVWASRLLGTPLPGRVNGTDLMDALFELSARKGYRVYLLGARPAVIEKAAANLRRHYPTLNLVGYRHGYFADSAEEEEAVQRINQAKPDILLLGMSTPMKELWVKRHKELLSVPVIHGVGGSFDIVGGVTRRAPVWMQRSGLEWLFRLAQEPRRLWRRYLITNTVFVWLVLKEVLFGRNGGDKVADSAQP; translated from the coding sequence ATGAGCACGGCAACCCGACCCTTCAGCCGCATCAAAGTTTTGGGGTGTCCCGTCGACAGGGTAACCCTCAGCCAATGTTTGGATTGGTTCGAAAAGGTCATCGAAAGAGGCGGCCGCTGCCACATTGTGGTCATCAACGCCGCCAAGGTCGTCAAGGCGCGCCGCGACGCCGAATTGGCACGGGTGATTCATGAGGCAGACCTGATCGGCGCCGACGGCATGTCGATTGTCTGGGCGTCGCGGTTGTTGGGCACACCGCTGCCTGGGCGTGTAAACGGCACGGATCTCATGGATGCATTGTTCGAGTTATCGGCGCGCAAAGGTTACCGAGTCTATTTGCTGGGCGCGCGCCCCGCAGTCATCGAAAAGGCGGCGGCAAACTTACGGCGGCACTACCCCACTCTAAATCTCGTCGGCTATCGCCACGGCTATTTCGCCGACAGCGCCGAAGAGGAGGAGGCGGTACAAAGGATCAATCAGGCCAAACCCGACATTCTCCTTCTCGGCATGAGCACGCCGATGAAAGAGCTATGGGTCAAACGTCACAAGGAGCTCCTCAGCGTACCAGTCATTCACGGCGTCGGCGGCAGTTTCGACATCGTCGGCGGTGTGACGCGGCGCGCGCCGGTTTGGATGCAGCGCTCCGGACTCGAATGGCTGTTCCGGCTTGCCCAGGAACCCAGGCGTCTATGGCGGCGTTACTTGATCACCAATACCGTTTTTGTATGGCTCGTTCTTAAAGAGGTCCTGTTCGGAAGGAACGGCGGCGATAAAGTCGCCGATTCCGCGCAACCCTAG
- a CDS encoding T9SS type A sorting domain-containing protein: MKNSIKVLILFCVCRSIVSLAAEAASSSAPLGYSLLPTYPNPFNSTTVIPYRLLENGAVRIEINDLLGRRIRRLIDEEQTAGEHRVVWNGRDDRGQEVPPGVYFCIMRFKDKESLQRMILIR, encoded by the coding sequence ATGAAAAATTCGATAAAAGTCCTTATCCTGTTCTGCGTTTGTCGTTCAATCGTAAGCCTTGCAGCCGAGGCGGCCTCTTCATCTGCTCCCCTTGGCTATTCGCTGCTGCCCACCTATCCCAATCCTTTCAATTCGACCACCGTCATTCCTTACCGACTTTTGGAAAACGGCGCCGTGCGCATCGAAATTAATGACCTGTTGGGGCGCCGAATCCGCCGATTGATCGACGAAGAGCAGACGGCGGGAGAACATCGTGTTGTCTGGAACGGACGCGACGATCGGGGACAGGAAGTTCCGCCGGGCGTTTACTTTTGCATCATGCGGTTCAAGGACAAAGAGAGCCTTCAACGAATGATTTTGATCCGCTGA
- a CDS encoding fibronectin type III domain-containing protein: MNNFLKTLFFAFLSAAAFGVDMIGISNDNLILPPNLNTFNPPRGAGSSYVDPAFGTTIIRVTDNLAYNQFVLGGYYGNSEICYFNKDGSFFIALENVLDQGRPKPALFLYDGSSGKRLRMLAGPGSGLDPYFIRWALADRYVSAGKTYTFDPNRCFYFVTGNEIRLYDIDNMNAFRVLRRFSEYQKVSTAGGEGDLSFDGRFWVLDGDGRELFVYDLINDVKYKPSTFDLGSLGSKGGEVGVDYAVISPRGNYVIVSWGTDPGIGKRFAGIELYDKEFNFIRQLHPSIVHWDTGIDAAGDEVIFSVVTHDFPQFFASCGATPGDIVSVRLSDGRPKLLKDIPMWAHMTISACNTLTNGEYIFLSYQNRSSNPISLWSPFWDEVFAVKTDGSQQVKRFVHHRSHYVEGQSAKYYQPDAMVNRQGTRVLYRSTYNTGIGDLYLFSTVPRDAEPSDRTPPNPPVGLRQGIATYSSIELIWETPPPASDGDLPISYKLFRDGRHIADVYDTRYTDIGLTEAASYAYQLIAVDNAGNQSSAVTGIFSTAADRTPPTAVETRIINPQLLQIVFSERLDSSSASTIGNYRFDPALSIAAAVLGEDGRTVSLQTEPLSRGVQYRLTINNVTDASKAKNPIAPNSYYYFMLLSGFFDDFESGLSPAWTFKTPSRWQIELRDGNNGLLINTTEFGDTESKLLGEYALITGSDQLGNELIISCAAKSNEDLASNRYADYAVVFGFIDDQNYYYVQFQPIEVKLHRISGGTRTLYQSWYFRSDFERVNRLVVELQGAKLRVLCDGRQAFSYTLPEPPQGLIGLGSVNDSVWFDNVNIGPISEWDTTPPSPPHNLRIINQTGR, translated from the coding sequence ATGAATAATTTTCTCAAGACTCTTTTCTTTGCCTTTCTGTCGGCCGCGGCTTTCGGCGTCGATATGATCGGCATCAGTAACGACAACCTTATCCTTCCGCCCAATCTCAATACCTTTAATCCGCCGCGCGGCGCGGGCAGCAGCTACGTGGATCCTGCCTTCGGCACCACCATCATTCGAGTGACCGATAATCTCGCTTATAATCAATTCGTCCTCGGCGGCTATTACGGAAACAGCGAGATCTGCTATTTCAACAAGGACGGCTCTTTCTTTATCGCCCTCGAAAACGTCCTGGATCAGGGACGCCCCAAACCAGCCCTGTTTTTATACGACGGCTCGAGCGGAAAGCGGCTGCGGATGCTCGCCGGTCCCGGCAGCGGCCTCGACCCCTATTTCATCCGCTGGGCACTGGCCGATCGCTATGTTTCCGCCGGCAAAACCTACACCTTCGACCCCAACCGCTGCTTTTATTTCGTCACCGGCAATGAAATCAGGCTGTACGACATTGATAATATGAACGCCTTTAGAGTGCTGCGCCGCTTCAGCGAATATCAAAAGGTCAGCACTGCCGGCGGAGAAGGCGATCTTTCATTCGACGGCCGCTTTTGGGTGCTGGACGGCGACGGCCGCGAGCTGTTCGTCTATGATCTCATCAATGACGTAAAATACAAACCGTCGACCTTTGATCTCGGCAGTTTGGGCTCAAAAGGCGGAGAAGTCGGGGTTGACTATGCCGTCATTTCTCCGCGCGGCAATTACGTCATCGTCTCCTGGGGAACCGATCCCGGCATAGGAAAGCGCTTCGCCGGCATCGAGTTGTATGATAAAGAGTTCAATTTCATCCGCCAGCTGCATCCCAGCATCGTGCACTGGGATACCGGCATTGACGCGGCGGGCGACGAGGTCATTTTTTCCGTAGTCACGCACGATTTCCCGCAGTTCTTTGCCTCCTGCGGCGCCACTCCCGGCGACATCGTCTCGGTAAGACTTTCGGACGGACGGCCGAAGCTGCTCAAAGACATTCCCATGTGGGCGCATATGACGATCTCCGCCTGCAATACGCTCACCAACGGCGAATATATCTTTCTCTCGTATCAAAACCGTTCCTCAAATCCGATTTCGCTATGGTCACCTTTTTGGGATGAGGTTTTTGCCGTCAAAACGGACGGTTCCCAGCAGGTAAAGCGTTTTGTCCATCATCGCTCGCATTACGTCGAAGGCCAGAGCGCCAAATATTACCAGCCGGACGCCATGGTCAATCGCCAAGGAACGCGCGTGCTCTACCGCAGCACCTATAACACCGGCATCGGCGATCTTTATCTGTTTTCGACCGTTCCTCGGGACGCCGAGCCGAGCGATCGAACGCCGCCCAACCCGCCTGTTGGGCTGCGCCAGGGCATCGCAACCTACAGCTCCATCGAACTGATCTGGGAGACACCTCCCCCGGCGTCAGACGGCGATCTGCCGATTTCCTACAAGCTTTTTCGCGACGGCCGACACATCGCCGATGTCTACGATACCCGTTATACGGACATCGGTCTAACGGAAGCCGCAAGCTATGCCTATCAACTTATCGCCGTGGATAACGCCGGCAATCAAAGCAGCGCCGTGACAGGGATTTTTTCGACGGCTGCAGATCGAACGCCGCCGACCGCCGTCGAGACGCGCATCATCAATCCGCAGCTGCTGCAGATTGTTTTCTCGGAAAGATTGGATTCCTCTTCAGCCTCGACAATCGGAAACTATCGCTTCGATCCTGCCCTAAGTATTGCAGCGGCAGTATTGGGCGAGGACGGCCGCACTGTCTCGCTGCAGACTGAGCCGCTCAGCCGCGGCGTTCAGTATCGACTCACCATCAACAATGTCACCGACGCAAGCAAAGCCAAGAATCCCATCGCGCCGAACAGTTATTATTATTTTATGCTGCTTTCGGGGTTCTTTGACGATTTCGAAAGCGGTCTCAGTCCCGCCTGGACTTTTAAGACGCCCTCCCGCTGGCAGATCGAGCTGCGCGACGGCAACAATGGCCTCTTGATCAACACCACCGAGTTCGGCGATACAGAGAGCAAACTGCTGGGGGAATATGCCCTTATTACCGGCAGCGATCAGCTGGGCAACGAGCTGATTATTTCCTGCGCCGCCAAGAGCAACGAAGACCTGGCCTCCAATCGCTATGCCGATTACGCAGTGGTTTTCGGCTTTATCGACGATCAAAACTATTATTACGTCCAGTTTCAGCCGATCGAGGTCAAGCTACACCGCATCAGCGGCGGCACGCGGACGCTCTATCAGAGCTGGTATTTCCGCAGCGATTTTGAACGCGTCAACCGATTGGTGGTCGAACTGCAGGGCGCCAAGCTTCGCGTGCTGTGCGACGGCCGACAGGCCTTTTCCTACACGCTGCCCGAACCGCCGCAGGGATTGATCGGCCTCGGCTCGGTCAACGATTCGGTCTGGTTCGACAATGTCAACATCGGCCCGATCTCGGAATGGGATACCACGCCGCCGAGCCCGCCGCACAACCTGCGCATCATCAATCAAACGGGGAGATAA
- a CDS encoding CotH kinase family protein, producing MNKFLSLLRLLPALWLGASGLFAQWRPPVDPEGKVTLTTSTLPLILIDTHGRNIVDRPRIDADMKVIDHGVGALHTPQDSANGYDGRIAIELRGSSSQSYAKRQYRLETQDSLGNNLNVSLLGLPEENDWILNGPYSDETHLRNALAYRLSNKIGRYAPRTRYCEVIINGDYRGIYLLVEKIKRDKNRVNIAKLDSADVQGIALTGGYIIKIDKTAGENVGGWTSARRQPYQYDYPKPNEIRPEQKAYIKDFIDRFEAAMYADWQVDRSFLDFIDLDSFVDHFILNEFCKNIDAYRISAYLYKDRDDRGGKLTAGPIWDFDLSMAKAFFPQDFGRYEGWQLDYRQSHPTDGYQVPLWWEKLGHSDLFQERAVSRWQELRQGALHIDSLYAEIDRLTAEIAEALPRNFQKYPAMLRGATYEAKLQELKEWIANRLQWIDAHIGSLASAVETGEKPLTFRLEPNYPNPFNPTTTIAFSLAKKSRAVLEIFDLRGRSVEKLIDGNFYPGDYQVTWRADAYPAGVYLYKLSAEGVTLQSKMTLIK from the coding sequence GTGAACAAATTCCTTTCTCTGTTGCGGTTACTACCGGCTCTTTGGCTCGGCGCAAGCGGCCTGTTTGCCCAATGGCGGCCTCCCGTCGATCCGGAAGGCAAAGTAACTCTGACCACTTCCACCCTCCCCCTCATTCTCATCGACACCCACGGCAGGAACATTGTCGACAGGCCGCGCATCGACGCGGACATGAAGGTGATCGATCACGGCGTCGGCGCCCTGCATACACCGCAGGATTCGGCAAACGGCTATGACGGCAGGATCGCCATCGAGCTGCGCGGCAGCTCATCCCAGTCTTACGCCAAAAGGCAGTACCGACTGGAAACTCAGGACTCGCTCGGCAACAATCTCAATGTTTCGCTTCTCGGCCTGCCGGAAGAAAACGACTGGATTCTCAACGGCCCTTACAGCGACGAAACTCACCTCCGCAACGCCCTCGCTTATCGTTTGTCAAACAAAATCGGCCGTTATGCGCCGCGCACCCGCTACTGCGAGGTGATTATCAACGGCGACTATCGCGGCATCTATCTTTTGGTGGAGAAAATCAAGCGGGATAAAAACCGCGTCAATATCGCCAAGCTCGATTCTGCCGATGTTCAAGGCATCGCGCTGACCGGCGGCTACATCATCAAAATCGACAAAACCGCCGGGGAGAATGTCGGCGGCTGGACCTCCGCCAGGCGGCAGCCCTATCAATACGATTATCCCAAACCCAATGAAATTCGACCGGAGCAAAAGGCTTACATCAAAGATTTCATCGACCGCTTCGAAGCAGCCATGTACGCAGATTGGCAGGTCGACCGCTCGTTTCTGGATTTTATCGATCTCGATTCGTTCGTCGACCATTTCATTCTCAACGAATTCTGCAAAAACATCGACGCCTACCGCATCAGCGCCTACCTGTATAAGGACCGCGATGACCGCGGCGGCAAGCTGACAGCCGGGCCGATTTGGGACTTTGACCTGAGCATGGCCAAAGCGTTTTTTCCCCAGGATTTTGGTCGCTATGAGGGCTGGCAGCTCGATTATCGGCAGTCACACCCCACGGACGGCTACCAAGTACCTCTCTGGTGGGAAAAGTTAGGGCACTCCGATCTGTTTCAGGAACGGGCAGTAAGTCGTTGGCAGGAGTTGAGGCAGGGTGCGCTGCACATCGACAGCCTGTATGCCGAAATCGACCGCTTGACTGCCGAGATCGCCGAGGCCTTGCCGCGCAACTTTCAAAAATATCCCGCCATGCTGCGGGGAGCCACCTATGAAGCCAAGCTGCAGGAACTCAAAGAGTGGATCGCCAATCGGCTGCAGTGGATCGATGCCCACATCGGCTCATTGGCTTCTGCAGTCGAGACCGGCGAAAAACCGCTGACCTTCCGCCTCGAGCCCAATTATCCCAACCCCTTTAATCCGACGACCACCATCGCCTTTTCATTGGCGAAAAAGAGCAGAGCAGTGCTCGAAATATTCGACTTGCGCGGCCGCAGCGTGGAAAAACTGATCGACGGGAATTTTTATCCCGGCGACTATCAAGTGACTTGGCGCGCCGATGCCTATCCGGCAGGAGTCTATCTTTATAAGCTATCGGCGGAAGGCGTGACGTTGCAGAGCAAAATGACCCTCATAAAATAG
- a CDS encoding DUF1028 domain-containing protein has product MKKIAGIVILFMLSTIAAELPQRPLHTFSIVARDSATGEIGVAVQSHWFSVGSDVCWAEAGVGAVATQSFIDPAYGPLGLALMRNGKSAPEALQALLSVDPHADVRQVAMVDAMGNVAVHTGKNCLFAAGHVQGPGYACQANMMEKTTVWNAMAKAYETASGDLLDRLMAALEAAQREGGDIRGQQSAAILIVPGSRNSEPWKKVADLRVDDSPNAVAEMKRLIIVHRAYEHMNRGDELMTQGDLAGALAEYAAAEKLYPQNIEIPYWTAVGLVNAGRLAEALPIFARIFRQEPRWKELTRRLKGTDLLMTDEAGWEKIFNADR; this is encoded by the coding sequence ATGAAAAAAATTGCAGGAATTGTGATCCTCTTTATGCTTTCTACAATTGCCGCCGAATTGCCGCAGCGGCCGTTGCATACGTTTTCAATCGTGGCGCGCGACTCGGCGACCGGCGAGATCGGCGTAGCGGTGCAGTCGCATTGGTTTTCCGTCGGCAGCGACGTCTGTTGGGCCGAGGCCGGCGTGGGAGCCGTGGCGACGCAGTCGTTCATCGATCCGGCCTACGGTCCTTTGGGACTGGCACTGATGCGCAACGGCAAGAGTGCGCCCGAGGCGCTGCAGGCCCTGTTGAGCGTCGATCCTCATGCCGATGTGCGCCAGGTTGCCATGGTCGACGCAATGGGCAACGTCGCCGTGCACACCGGCAAAAACTGTTTGTTTGCCGCCGGACACGTCCAAGGCCCGGGCTATGCCTGTCAGGCCAACATGATGGAAAAAACGACCGTTTGGAACGCCATGGCGAAAGCGTACGAGACCGCGTCCGGCGACCTGTTGGATCGTCTCATGGCAGCTTTGGAGGCCGCGCAGCGCGAAGGCGGCGATATTCGCGGCCAGCAGTCCGCCGCCATCCTCATCGTGCCGGGCAGCCGCAACAGCGAACCGTGGAAAAAAGTCGCTGACCTGCGGGTGGACGACTCGCCGAATGCCGTGGCGGAAATGAAGCGGCTGATCATCGTGCACCGCGCCTATGAGCATATGAACCGCGGCGACGAGCTGATGACCCAGGGCGACTTGGCCGGAGCGCTGGCCGAATACGCCGCGGCTGAGAAACTCTATCCGCAGAATATCGAGATCCCTTATTGGACGGCCGTCGGTTTGGTCAACGCCGGCAGACTCGCCGAAGCGCTGCCGATCTTTGCGCGCATTTTTCGACAGGAGCCGCGCTGGAAAGAGCTCACACGACGCCTTAAGGGAACAGACCTGCTGATGACCGACGAGGCGGGGTGGGAAAAAATTTTTAATGCGGACCGATGA
- a CDS encoding universal stress protein, producing MKTVSIRYDRILFCTDFSENADFAFHYALAAALRSRYGTLHILHVIPEPEAQFWRTYLYEVDNVEEKAQQAVQQKIRDSYLTLIPEQVPYKVELRVGKAAEEILNYARQIDADLIVMGREGSSGIGKALFGNVTEKIARKAECPVLIIPYSFEKKKLTETT from the coding sequence ATGAAGACAGTTTCGATTCGCTACGATCGAATTCTCTTTTGCACCGATTTTTCCGAAAACGCCGATTTTGCGTTTCACTATGCTTTGGCGGCAGCCCTGCGCAGCCGCTACGGCACGCTGCACATTCTGCATGTTATTCCGGAACCCGAGGCGCAGTTTTGGCGCACCTACCTCTATGAGGTTGATAACGTCGAAGAGAAAGCACAGCAGGCGGTACAACAAAAGATCCGTGACAGCTATCTGACTTTGATTCCCGAGCAGGTTCCTTATAAAGTGGAATTGCGGGTAGGCAAAGCGGCGGAAGAGATTCTCAATTACGCTCGGCAAATCGACGCCGACCTGATCGTAATGGGGCGCGAAGGGAGCAGCGGCATCGGCAAAGCTCTGTTCGGCAACGTGACCGAAAAGATTGCCCGCAAGGCGGAATGCCCGGTTCTGATCATACCCTATAGTTTCGAAAAAAAGAAATTGACCGAAACGACCTGA
- a CDS encoding TRAP transporter large permease yields MTPIQIGLLGIGLMFVLLIAGLPVAFAMGLAGFIGFSWIVSPQAALSLIANDFFDTFSSYSLTVIPLFVLMGQVAMHAGISRRLFNAAHHWLGMLPGGLAMATVWACAAFGAICGSGPATAATMAAVALPEMRRYHYSPELSTGVVASAGGLGMLIPPSVVFICYAVLTEQSIGRLFIAGIVPGILVSLLFCLTIWLQCRRRPELGPKAPQTSFPDKMKSLLGVFETLLLFALVMGGMFAGLFTPTEAAAVGAAGSIGIAFWGREFSWKKLKQSLYETARTSCMVFVIVAGAVMFGHFLAVTRIPYELAAALAAMHLPSWAVIALIILFYLAAGCFVDALALIMLTIPIFYPVVSGLGYDPIWFGVIIVIVTQMGVISPPVGVNVYVVSGIARDVSLQTVFKGSLPFLLALIAAAVILVAFPSLSLWLPNLVH; encoded by the coding sequence ATGACGCCCATTCAAATCGGCCTGCTGGGAATCGGCTTGATGTTCGTCCTGCTGATCGCCGGACTGCCGGTGGCATTTGCCATGGGATTGGCGGGGTTCATCGGTTTTTCTTGGATCGTGTCGCCGCAGGCGGCGCTCAGCCTGATCGCCAACGATTTTTTCGACACCTTCAGCTCCTACAGTCTTACGGTCATCCCCCTATTCGTCTTGATGGGGCAGGTGGCCATGCACGCCGGCATCAGTCGTAGATTGTTCAACGCCGCGCATCACTGGCTGGGGATGCTGCCGGGCGGCCTGGCCATGGCGACGGTCTGGGCCTGCGCGGCGTTCGGCGCCATCTGCGGCAGCGGACCGGCTACGGCGGCGACCATGGCCGCCGTGGCGCTGCCGGAAATGCGGCGCTATCATTACAGCCCCGAGTTGAGCACCGGCGTCGTCGCCTCGGCCGGCGGACTGGGCATGCTCATCCCGCCCAGTGTGGTCTTTATCTGCTACGCCGTGTTGACCGAACAATCGATCGGCAGGCTGTTCATTGCCGGTATCGTGCCTGGAATCTTGGTGAGCCTGCTGTTCTGCCTCACCATATGGCTGCAGTGTCGCCGCCGTCCCGAATTGGGCCCCAAAGCGCCGCAGACTTCTTTTCCGGACAAGATGAAAAGTCTGCTCGGCGTTTTCGAAACCCTGCTGCTGTTCGCTTTGGTGATGGGAGGCATGTTTGCCGGCTTGTTTACGCCGACCGAAGCAGCGGCCGTGGGGGCAGCCGGCTCCATCGGCATCGCCTTTTGGGGCCGAGAATTCAGCTGGAAAAAACTCAAGCAGAGCCTGTACGAAACGGCGCGTACGAGCTGCATGGTTTTTGTAATCGTCGCCGGTGCAGTCATGTTCGGCCACTTTTTGGCGGTCACGCGGATTCCTTACGAATTGGCGGCAGCCCTGGCGGCCATGCATCTGCCTTCCTGGGCTGTGATTGCTTTGATCATTCTATTTTATTTGGCAGCCGGCTGCTTTGTCGATGCCCTGGCGCTAATCATGCTGACCATCCCCATTTTTTATCCGGTCGTCAGCGGGCTGGGGTATGATCCGATCTGGTTCGGTGTGATTATTGTGATCGTGACGCAGATGGGCGTCATCAGTCCGCCGGTCGGCGTCAACGTCTATGTCGTCAGCGGCATCGCCCGCGATGTATCCCTGCAGACCGTGTTCAAGGGCAGCCTGCCGTTTCTGCTGGCCTTGATTGCCGCGGCAGTGATTTTGGTCGCGTTTCCCTCCTTGTCACTTTGGCTGCCGAATCTGGTGCATTAG
- a CDS encoding TRAP transporter small permease has translation MSFLSAFAEIYAKPVRRLVAAAASLANLSILAVMLLTCADVLLRIVSRPIVGAYDLVRLLGAAAMGLAFPYVTAVKGHVAIEYFYQKLNAFGRSLVARVLHAVSIAFFILLSRELVRAGLRLQARGEVTPTLQLPFFWIYWILAAGCLVSVLVLFYYLLEPRKDLIRP, from the coding sequence ATGAGTTTTCTATCCGCTTTTGCCGAAATCTACGCAAAACCTGTTCGGCGCCTTGTCGCGGCGGCGGCAAGTCTTGCCAACCTGAGCATCCTTGCCGTCATGCTGCTCACCTGCGCTGATGTGCTGCTGAGAATAGTTTCTCGCCCGATTGTCGGCGCATACGATCTGGTGCGGCTGCTCGGTGCTGCGGCCATGGGATTGGCGTTTCCTTACGTCACCGCCGTTAAAGGCCACGTCGCCATCGAATACTTTTACCAAAAGCTGAACGCTTTCGGCCGCAGCCTCGTCGCTCGAGTTTTGCATGCGGTCAGCATTGCGTTTTTTATTTTGCTCAGCAGAGAGCTGGTGCGCGCGGGCCTTCGACTCCAGGCCCGCGGCGAGGTCACGCCGACGCTTCAGTTGCCCTTTTTCTGGATCTATTGGATCTTGGCGGCAGGGTGTCTGGTGAGCGTGCTGGTGCTCTTTTACTACCTGCTGGAGCCGCGAAAGGATCTGATTCGACCATGA
- a CDS encoding TRAP transporter substrate-binding protein, translated as MKRHLLPALLLVPIITVLFMHGCGGEKGKVYRFSYSIFFPPTHIQCQTAQAWADELKARSQGRIEITLYPGGTLTSAPQCYEGVVNGISDIGMSCFAYTRGRFPLLEGLDLPVGYPDGLTATRIADKLAKKYNPAEIQDVKLLYVHAHGPGILASKKPARRLEDLKGLKVRATGLSSKIVESLGAAPVGMSQPETYEALQKGVVEATLCPIETLKGWKQGEVINYVTDTKAVGYTTAMFVVMNKEKWNSLPKDLQQLFEQVSAEWVDKHGAAWDQADEEGLAFVQSLGKEVIQLDDAETARWQAAVQPILDAYAAAAEAKKLPGKAFLDDIRTLLSGGEVQ; from the coding sequence GTGAAAAGACATCTTTTGCCGGCTTTATTGTTGGTCCCGATAATTACGGTACTGTTTATGCACGGCTGCGGCGGCGAAAAAGGAAAAGTTTATCGTTTTTCCTACAGCATCTTTTTCCCGCCGACGCACATTCAATGTCAGACGGCTCAAGCTTGGGCGGACGAGCTCAAGGCACGTTCGCAGGGGCGCATCGAAATAACGCTTTACCCGGGTGGGACGCTCACCTCGGCTCCGCAATGCTATGAGGGAGTGGTCAACGGCATTTCCGATATCGGCATGAGCTGCTTCGCCTATACCCGAGGCCGCTTTCCGCTGCTCGAAGGTCTGGATCTGCCGGTCGGTTACCCCGACGGATTGACCGCTACGCGCATCGCCGACAAGTTGGCCAAAAAATACAATCCTGCTGAAATTCAGGACGTCAAGCTGCTCTACGTGCATGCGCACGGCCCCGGTATTTTGGCCTCAAAAAAACCGGCACGCCGCTTGGAAGACCTCAAAGGGCTGAAAGTACGCGCCACCGGCTTGTCCAGTAAGATTGTCGAAAGCCTCGGCGCCGCACCCGTGGGCATGAGTCAGCCGGAGACCTACGAGGCGCTGCAGAAAGGCGTCGTCGAGGCCACGCTCTGTCCGATTGAAACCCTCAAGGGTTGGAAGCAGGGCGAGGTGATCAACTATGTGACCGACACCAAAGCGGTGGGCTATACCACGGCGATGTTTGTTGTCATGAACAAGGAAAAGTGGAACAGTCTGCCGAAAGACCTGCAGCAGCTGTTCGAGCAGGTGAGCGCCGAATGGGTGGACAAACACGGCGCGGCTTGGGATCAGGCGGATGAGGAAGGACTTGCTTTTGTCCAGAGTTTGGGCAAAGAGGTCATCCAATTGGATGATGCCGAGACTGCCCGCTGGCAGGCGGCGGTTCAGCCGATTCTGGATGCCTATGCGGCCGCTGCCGAGGCCAAGAAGCTGCCCGGAAAAGCTTTTTTGGACGACATTCGCACGTTGCTGAGCGGCGGAGAAGTTCAATGA